From a single Nitrogeniibacter mangrovi genomic region:
- a CDS encoding RNA pyrophosphohydrolase yields the protein MLDREGYRPNVGIILVNQRNEVFWGKRIREHSWQFPQGGIKQGESPEQAMYRELHEEVGLRPEHVKILGRTRSWLRYDVPKHWIKRQWRDTYRGQKQIWFLLRLVGRDCDVCLRATSHPEFDAWRWSEYWVPLDTVIDFKRGVYQQALKELSNFLSRPRRPRRTPPADAAA from the coding sequence ATGCTCGATCGTGAAGGCTACCGCCCGAACGTCGGCATCATCCTGGTCAACCAGCGCAACGAGGTCTTTTGGGGCAAGCGGATACGGGAACACTCCTGGCAGTTTCCACAAGGTGGCATCAAGCAGGGGGAATCCCCCGAACAGGCCATGTACCGCGAGCTTCACGAAGAAGTCGGCCTGCGGCCCGAGCACGTCAAGATTCTCGGGCGCACGCGCAGCTGGCTCAGGTATGACGTGCCCAAGCACTGGATCAAGCGCCAGTGGAGAGATACCTATCGCGGGCAAAAACAGATCTGGTTCCTGCTTCGCCTCGTCGGGCGCGACTGCGACGTATGCCTGCGCGCGACGAGTCATCCGGAATTCGACGCCTGGCGCTGGAGTGAGTACTGGGTGCCGCTCGACACGGTGATCGACTTCAAACGGGGGGTCTATCAGCAGGCGCTCAAGGAACTGTCGAATTTTCTCAGCCGACCGCGCCGCCCGCGGCGGACCCCGCCGGCCGATGCCGCTGCCTGA
- a CDS encoding proline--tRNA ligase: MRASQYLISTLKEAPSDAEVTSQKLMLRAGMIRKVAAGIYSYMPIGLRSIRKVEAIIREEMNRAGAMELTMPMVQPAELWDETGRWDKMGPEMLRFKDRHERDFALQPTSEEVVTDIARQELKSYRQLPKNFYQIQTKFRDERRPRFGVMRGREFTMKDAYSFDRNEEAAGRSYDAMYAAYTRIFDRLGLEYRAVAADTGAIGGDRSHEFQVIADTGEDAIVYCPDSDYAANIELAEAVSLLASRAPASQALEKTPTPGKATCEDVAALLGVPLETTVKSLVLATDDVDEAGHPNGSTVWLLLVRGDHALNEVKVGKLDPFKAGFRFATEAEIVEHFGCKPGYLGPIGLKQPVKVIADRTVANMADFICGANAEDFHLTGANWGRDLPEPDLVADIRDVVEGNPSPDGKGVLAIQRGIEVGHVFYLGTKYSAAMNATFLDEDGRPKHFEMGCYGIGVTRILGAAIEQNNDERGILWPTAIAPFEVVICPVGWSKSDEVRERATALYESLRATGIDVILDDRNERPGVMFADWELIGVPHRVVIGDRGLKEGVAEYQARTDAEAVKVPVDQLEPLIRERLAA; the protein is encoded by the coding sequence ATGCGCGCCTCGCAATATCTCATTTCCACGCTCAAGGAAGCCCCCTCGGATGCCGAAGTGACCAGCCAGAAGCTCATGCTCAGGGCCGGCATGATCCGCAAGGTCGCCGCGGGGATCTACAGCTACATGCCGATCGGCCTGCGCTCGATCCGCAAGGTGGAAGCCATCATCCGCGAGGAGATGAACCGGGCCGGCGCGATGGAACTGACGATGCCCATGGTCCAGCCGGCCGAGCTCTGGGACGAGACCGGACGCTGGGACAAGATGGGCCCCGAGATGCTGCGCTTCAAGGATCGCCACGAGCGCGACTTCGCGCTCCAGCCCACCTCCGAGGAGGTGGTCACCGACATCGCGCGCCAGGAGCTCAAGAGCTACCGCCAGCTGCCGAAGAACTTCTATCAGATCCAGACGAAATTCCGCGACGAACGCCGGCCCCGCTTCGGCGTCATGCGCGGACGCGAATTCACCATGAAGGACGCCTACTCCTTCGACCGCAACGAGGAGGCCGCCGGCCGCAGCTACGACGCCATGTACGCCGCCTACACCCGCATCTTCGATCGACTCGGGCTCGAATACCGGGCCGTCGCCGCCGACACCGGGGCGATCGGGGGCGACCGCTCGCATGAATTCCAGGTGATCGCCGACACCGGCGAGGACGCGATCGTCTACTGCCCCGACTCCGACTACGCCGCCAACATCGAGCTGGCCGAAGCGGTGTCGCTGCTGGCCAGCCGTGCCCCGGCGTCGCAAGCGCTGGAGAAGACGCCGACCCCCGGCAAGGCAACCTGCGAGGACGTGGCGGCCCTGCTCGGCGTGCCGCTCGAGACCACGGTGAAGTCCCTGGTGCTGGCCACCGACGACGTGGACGAGGCGGGCCACCCGAACGGCAGCACGGTGTGGCTGCTGCTCGTGCGCGGCGACCATGCGCTCAACGAAGTCAAGGTCGGCAAGCTCGACCCGTTCAAGGCCGGCTTCCGCTTCGCCACCGAGGCCGAGATCGTCGAACATTTCGGCTGCAAGCCCGGCTACCTGGGCCCCATCGGCCTGAAGCAGCCGGTCAAGGTCATCGCCGACCGCACCGTCGCGAACATGGCCGATTTCATCTGCGGCGCCAACGCCGAGGACTTTCACCTCACCGGCGCCAACTGGGGTCGCGACCTGCCCGAACCGGATCTGGTCGCGGACATCCGCGATGTGGTCGAGGGCAACCCCTCGCCCGACGGCAAGGGCGTGCTCGCCATCCAGCGCGGCATCGAGGTCGGCCACGTGTTCTATCTGGGCACCAAGTACTCCGCGGCCATGAACGCCACCTTCCTCGACGAGGACGGCCGCCCCAAGCATTTCGAGATGGGCTGCTACGGCATCGGCGTCACCCGCATCCTCGGCGCCGCCATCGAGCAGAACAACGATGAGCGCGGCATCCTCTGGCCGACCGCCATCGCCCCCTTCGAGGTAGTGATCTGCCCGGTCGGCTGGAGCAAGTCGGACGAGGTGCGCGAACGCGCCACCGCGCTGTACGAGTCACTGCGCGCGACCGGCATCGACGTGATCCTCGACGACCGCAACGAACGCCCGGGCGTCATGTTCGCCGACTGGGAACTGATCGGCGTGCCCCACCGTGTCGTGATCGGCGATCGCGGCCTCAAGGAGGGCGTGGCCGAATACCAGGCACGCACCGACGCCGAAGCCGTCAAGGTGCCGGTCGACCAGCTCGAACCCCTCATCCGGGAGCGACTGGCCGCATGA
- the coq7 gene encoding 2-polyprenyl-3-methyl-6-methoxy-1,4-benzoquinone monooxygenase yields the protein MIDAFILQVDRALQTVFAPARSSRPVPGSDLPEGDLNDAERRHAAALMRINHVGEVCAQALYQGQAIVSRDVQIKRALEQAANEETEHLAWTESRIGQLGGRKSLLNPLWYGGALAIGVLAGKLGDRWNLGFLAETEHQVEAHLKSHLASLPESDAKSRAIVDQMAVDEVAHAKLATDLGGKPLPEVVRRAMRGASKVMTTVAYRV from the coding sequence ATGATCGACGCCTTCATTTTGCAGGTCGACCGGGCGCTGCAGACGGTTTTCGCGCCGGCACGCTCGTCGCGCCCGGTGCCGGGCAGTGACCTGCCCGAGGGGGATCTGAACGACGCGGAGCGTCGCCACGCCGCCGCCCTCATGCGGATCAATCATGTCGGTGAAGTCTGCGCCCAGGCGCTTTACCAGGGGCAGGCGATCGTGTCCCGCGATGTGCAGATCAAGCGGGCGCTGGAGCAGGCAGCCAATGAGGAAACCGAGCATCTGGCGTGGACCGAGTCGCGCATCGGCCAACTCGGCGGCCGCAAGAGCCTGCTCAACCCGCTCTGGTACGGCGGGGCGCTGGCCATCGGCGTGCTGGCGGGCAAGCTGGGCGATCGTTGGAATCTGGGCTTTCTCGCGGAAACCGAGCATCAGGTCGAGGCGCACCTCAAATCGCATCTGGCTTCACTGCCTGAAAGCGACGCCAAATCCCGGGCGATCGTCGATCAAATGGCAGTCGACGAAGTCGCCCACGCCAAGCTCGCCACCGATCTGGGTGGTAAGCCCCTGCCGGAGGTCGTCCGGCGTGCGATGCGTGGTGCGTCGAAAGTGATGACGACGGTCGCCTACCGGGTCTGA
- a CDS encoding lytic transglycosylase domain-containing protein, with protein MRRLALPRTTGRLLLAFLAGAALALPVAAGQQQYEPLSASVRTALQSAVSDRAAPRLTFADESRGEHWLTAMSRRLASRIPDPVYRRDLLVSIQYEATRAGLDPQLVLGLIQVESNFRKYALSRAGARGYMQIMPFWTELLGGAHDNLFHMRTNLRYGCTILRHYLDIEQGNLFRALGRYNGSLGRAEYPNRVLKAWRQWKYTPPPEVSVADLDTPDR; from the coding sequence ATGAGGCGCCTCGCCCTGCCCCGCACGACGGGACGCCTGCTGCTTGCCTTCCTGGCAGGCGCGGCGCTCGCGTTGCCGGTGGCGGCAGGGCAGCAGCAATACGAGCCGCTCTCCGCGAGCGTGCGCACCGCACTGCAATCGGCGGTCAGCGACAGGGCCGCGCCGCGGCTCACCTTCGCGGATGAATCCCGCGGCGAGCACTGGCTGACGGCCATGAGCCGGCGCCTCGCATCGCGCATCCCCGATCCGGTCTATCGACGCGACCTGCTGGTGTCGATCCAGTACGAAGCGACCCGGGCCGGACTCGATCCGCAGCTGGTGCTCGGGCTGATCCAGGTCGAGAGCAATTTCCGCAAGTACGCCCTCTCGCGCGCGGGGGCCCGCGGCTACATGCAGATCATGCCGTTCTGGACCGAACTGCTCGGCGGCGCACACGACAACCTCTTCCACATGCGCACCAACCTGCGCTACGGGTGCACGATCCTGCGTCACTACCTGGACATCGAGCAGGGCAACCTGTTTCGCGCCCTGGGCCGTTACAACGGCAGCCTCGGCCGGGCCGAATACCCCAATCGCGTACTCAAGGCGTGGCGGCAATGGAAGTACACGCCGCCGCCCGAGGTGAGCGTCGCCGACCTCGATACGCCGGACCGCTGA
- a CDS encoding PA0069 family radical SAM protein: protein MPDRPQPLHFLRGRGSVIQTDSRFAQWRRQALDDGWPATDDACPPRTRVSPDAARTVITRNRSPDVPFDRSINPYRGCEHGCAYCFARPSHAWLGLSPGLDFETRLSAKFDAPARLTAELARPSYRCAPIALGVNTDAYQPVERQLGLTRGILQVLAAHRHPVMIVTKGALIERDVDILAPMAEARLVQVMVSLTTLDASLARTLEPRAAAPKRRLEVVRTLSAAGVPVGVLMAPLIPALTDHEMEPLLAAAAEAGAGSAGYVVLRLPNEVAPLFRDWLARHAPDRARHVMSLVAQLRGGRDNDPRFGQRMRGQGPIAALYRQRFALICRRLGLNRRHVDLDSNRFRVPPAPGEQLSLL from the coding sequence ATGCCCGATCGCCCCCAGCCCCTGCACTTCCTCCGCGGCCGCGGCAGCGTCATCCAAACGGACAGCCGCTTCGCCCAGTGGCGCCGACAGGCCCTCGACGATGGCTGGCCCGCCACCGACGACGCGTGCCCACCGCGCACCCGGGTATCCCCCGACGCCGCACGCACGGTCATCACCCGTAACCGCTCGCCCGACGTACCCTTCGACCGCTCCATCAACCCCTATCGCGGATGCGAGCATGGCTGCGCCTACTGCTTTGCACGCCCCTCGCATGCCTGGCTGGGGCTGTCGCCCGGGCTCGATTTCGAAACACGGCTGAGCGCCAAGTTCGACGCGCCGGCGCGACTGACGGCCGAACTGGCCCGTCCCAGCTACCGCTGCGCGCCCATCGCGCTGGGGGTCAACACCGATGCCTACCAGCCCGTCGAGCGCCAGCTGGGGCTGACCCGCGGGATTCTCCAGGTGCTCGCCGCACACCGCCATCCGGTGATGATCGTCACCAAGGGGGCGCTCATCGAGCGCGATGTGGACATTCTCGCCCCCATGGCCGAGGCGCGCCTGGTGCAGGTCATGGTCTCGCTCACCACCCTGGACGCGTCACTGGCACGCACGCTGGAACCACGTGCCGCGGCACCGAAGCGCCGGCTGGAGGTCGTCCGTACGTTGAGCGCAGCCGGCGTACCCGTCGGCGTGCTCATGGCCCCACTCATTCCGGCGCTCACCGATCACGAGATGGAACCGCTGCTCGCCGCCGCCGCAGAGGCCGGTGCGGGCAGCGCGGGCTACGTCGTCCTGCGCCTGCCCAACGAGGTCGCCCCGCTGTTCCGCGACTGGCTGGCGCGCCATGCGCCGGATCGTGCCCGCCACGTCATGAGCCTGGTGGCGCAACTGCGCGGGGGGCGCGACAACGACCCACGTTTCGGCCAGCGCATGCGCGGCCAGGGCCCGATCGCCGCGCTCTATCGCCAGCGCTTCGCCCTGATCTGCCGACGGCTCGGCCTCAACCGCCGCCACGTCGACCTCGACTCGAACCGGTTCCGCGTCCCGCCCGCCCCGGGCGAGCAGCTCAGCCTGCTGTGA
- a CDS encoding OsmC family protein has translation MECNVKWIANMGFIAETGSGHTVTMDGAPEAGGRNLAPRPMEMMLAGAGGCTAYDVVLILQRGRHAVSDCEVKMTAERADTDPKVFTRIHYHYVVKGAGLKESAVERAVTLSSEKYCSASIMLGKTAAVSHSFEVVDTSAAA, from the coding sequence ATGGAATGCAACGTCAAATGGATCGCAAACATGGGCTTCATCGCCGAGACCGGAAGCGGGCACACGGTCACGATGGACGGAGCACCCGAGGCCGGGGGTCGTAACCTGGCCCCGCGCCCCATGGAAATGATGCTTGCCGGCGCGGGCGGATGCACCGCATACGACGTGGTGCTCATCCTCCAGCGAGGGCGCCATGCCGTCTCTGACTGCGAAGTGAAGATGACCGCGGAGCGTGCCGACACCGATCCGAAGGTGTTCACCCGCATTCACTACCACTACGTGGTCAAGGGCGCCGGCCTCAAAGAAAGCGCGGTGGAGCGCGCCGTGACGCTGTCGTCGGAAAAATACTGCTCCGCCTCGATCATGCTCGGGAAGACGGCCGCCGTGAGCCATTCGTTCGAGGTCGTTGATACCAGCGCGGCGGCCTGA
- a CDS encoding type IV pili methyl-accepting chemotaxis transducer N-terminal domain-containing protein — translation MSDRRDFLGQLAGAALALSFPFTAGAADEAPDTVARAVAKAGRQRMLAQRCAKAWLMQALGVMPDKAGGWLAESVAQFDRELAELKVLGSTAALGLLVRLNADWRSLKNALAQAPGREAAIDIFARADAVLNSAEMATQAYEKLSGTRLGWLISTSGRQSMLSQRAADFVFFNALGVETEATRAGLARVRADFADGLAELKEAPENTSRINNELALAEQQWILFEGALADSGSPRALRDIATTSELMLRQLTVLDDLYAALPLRESVTMSDG, via the coding sequence ATGTCGGATCGCAGGGACTTTCTCGGACAGCTCGCCGGCGCGGCGCTGGCGCTCTCTTTTCCCTTTACTGCCGGGGCTGCCGACGAGGCGCCCGATACGGTCGCGCGCGCGGTGGCCAAGGCCGGCCGCCAGCGCATGCTGGCGCAGCGCTGCGCGAAGGCGTGGCTGATGCAGGCGCTCGGGGTGATGCCGGACAAGGCCGGCGGCTGGCTCGCGGAATCGGTGGCCCAGTTCGACCGCGAACTGGCGGAGCTCAAGGTCCTCGGATCGACGGCCGCCCTCGGCCTGCTGGTGCGCCTGAACGCCGACTGGCGCAGCCTCAAGAACGCGCTGGCGCAGGCGCCCGGGCGTGAAGCGGCAATCGACATCTTCGCCCGTGCCGATGCGGTGCTCAACAGCGCCGAGATGGCGACGCAGGCTTATGAAAAGCTCAGCGGTACGCGGCTGGGCTGGCTCATCAGCACCTCCGGCCGCCAGAGCATGCTCTCGCAGCGTGCCGCCGATTTCGTCTTCTTCAATGCGCTCGGGGTCGAGACCGAAGCCACCCGGGCGGGGCTGGCGCGGGTGCGCGCCGATTTCGCCGATGGCCTGGCCGAATTGAAGGAGGCGCCGGAAAACACCTCGCGCATCAACAACGAGCTGGCGCTGGCCGAGCAGCAGTGGATCCTGTTCGAAGGCGCGCTGGCCGATTCGGGCTCGCCGCGCGCCTTGCGCGACATCGCCACCACCAGCGAGCTGATGCTGCGGCAGCTGACCGTGCTCGACGATCTGTACGCTGCCTTGCCGCTGCGCGAGTCGGTGACGATGAGCGACGGCTGA
- a CDS encoding carbon-nitrogen hydrolase family protein gives MSENDPLRIAAIQMISVADVVANLSVAGELIADAAARGASLVALPEYFALMSGDEQAKVRARERDGDGPIQQFLSDTARRHGIWLIGGTVPLVAQADDKVRNACLAYGPDGVRVARYDKIHLFGFDNGQERYAESETIEAGDDVVTFEAGCGRVGLSVCYDLRFPELFRAMGVVDLIVLPAAFTYTTGQAHWDVLLRARAIENQCYVMAPAQGGRHPWGRRTYGDTLIVDPWGKVLERCAEGPGVVSAQIDPDLVAQVRARLPALRHRRFV, from the coding sequence ATGAGTGAGAACGATCCGCTGCGCATCGCGGCGATCCAGATGATCTCGGTGGCCGATGTGGTGGCGAACCTGTCCGTGGCCGGCGAGCTGATTGCCGATGCCGCCGCGCGTGGTGCCTCGCTGGTGGCCTTGCCCGAGTATTTCGCGCTCATGAGCGGGGACGAGCAGGCCAAGGTGCGCGCCCGCGAGCGCGACGGTGATGGCCCGATCCAGCAATTCCTGTCCGATACCGCGCGACGCCACGGCATCTGGCTGATCGGCGGGACGGTGCCGCTGGTGGCGCAGGCGGACGACAAGGTGCGCAACGCCTGCCTGGCCTACGGACCGGACGGGGTGCGCGTGGCGCGCTACGACAAGATCCATCTGTTCGGCTTCGACAACGGCCAGGAGCGCTACGCCGAATCCGAGACCATCGAGGCCGGCGACGACGTGGTCACCTTCGAGGCCGGCTGCGGCCGGGTCGGCCTGTCGGTGTGTTACGACCTGCGCTTTCCGGAGCTGTTCCGGGCCATGGGCGTCGTCGACCTGATCGTCCTGCCGGCGGCGTTCACCTACACCACCGGGCAGGCCCACTGGGACGTGCTGCTGCGCGCCCGGGCGATCGAAAACCAGTGCTACGTGATGGCCCCGGCCCAGGGCGGTCGCCACCCCTGGGGGCGCCGCACCTATGGCGACACCCTGATCGTCGATCCCTGGGGCAAGGTGCTCGAGCGCTGCGCCGAAGGGCCCGGCGTCGTCAGCGCGCAGATCGATCCGGACCTCGTCGCGCAGGTGCGTGCACGTTTGCCGGCACTTCGGCACCGACGTTTTGTCTGA
- a CDS encoding CNP1-like family protein, with amino-acid sequence MNVEAVRSLRVACVALVLISGAARAGAFFEDPAVELNKDFVEGPQWKEGKTTLPGLPDPAHLMEVQVPDASDNTYYFDTESLVVGQDGVTRLTLVTRHRGGGETVTFEGIRCVTAEYRIYGIANGEGWTPPRQNPWRPIHLGRYKDLRAVLYTSVLCKEGFPMTPERVIKRLRYPPDEPTY; translated from the coding sequence ATGAATGTTGAGGCGGTGCGATCGCTGAGGGTCGCATGCGTGGCGCTGGTATTGATCAGTGGTGCGGCCCGGGCTGGCGCGTTCTTCGAGGATCCTGCCGTGGAACTGAACAAGGATTTCGTCGAAGGTCCGCAGTGGAAGGAGGGCAAGACGACACTGCCGGGCTTGCCGGACCCGGCGCACCTGATGGAGGTGCAGGTGCCCGACGCGTCGGACAACACCTATTACTTCGATACCGAAAGCCTGGTGGTCGGCCAGGACGGCGTGACCCGACTCACCCTGGTGACCCGTCATCGCGGCGGAGGCGAGACCGTCACTTTCGAGGGTATTCGCTGCGTCACGGCCGAGTACCGGATCTACGGCATCGCCAATGGCGAGGGCTGGACGCCGCCGCGCCAGAATCCCTGGCGACCGATCCATCTCGGGCGCTACAAGGACTTGCGAGCCGTGCTGTATACCTCGGTGCTGTGCAAGGAAGGCTTCCCGATGACGCCTGAGCGCGTCATCAAGCGGCTGCGCTATCCGCCGGACGAACCCACCTACTGA
- the rplM gene encoding 50S ribosomal protein L13, which produces MKTFSAKPHEVQRDWYVVDATDKVLGRVAAEVARRLRGKHKTIYTPHVDTGDYIVVVNVDKLRVTGAKALDKKYYRHTGFPGGIRETNFEKLQQRKPSRVLELAVKGMLPKGPLGYAMLKKLKCYAGAEHPHTAQQPQVLEI; this is translated from the coding sequence ATGAAAACCTTCTCTGCCAAGCCGCATGAAGTTCAGCGGGACTGGTACGTCGTCGATGCGACGGATAAGGTGCTTGGCCGGGTTGCCGCTGAGGTGGCGCGTCGCCTGCGCGGTAAGCACAAGACGATTTACACTCCGCACGTGGATACGGGGGACTACATTGTCGTGGTCAACGTAGACAAACTGCGTGTGACGGGCGCCAAGGCACTCGACAAGAAATACTATCGCCACACCGGTTTCCCGGGCGGCATTCGCGAGACGAACTTCGAAAAGCTGCAGCAGCGCAAGCCGTCGCGTGTGCTCGAGCTGGCGGTCAAGGGCATGCTGCCCAAGGGCCCGCTGGGTTACGCCATGCTCAAAAAGCTGAAGTGCTATGCCGGCGCGGAGCATCCGCACACGGCTCAGCAGCCGCAAGTTCTCGAGATCTGA
- the tldD gene encoding metalloprotease TldD — MKAFQFADQHLLAPNDLSPATLDQVFARLNAHRVDYADLYFQYHRTEAWSLEEGIVKSGSFNIDQGVGVRAISGEKTAFAYSDEISLPALMAAADATRAIAEAGGDGRTAVAHAARPVARYAAVDPFASLGDTEKVRLLERLEGFARAEDARVTQVMAHLVGSWETILVARDDGHMAADVRPLVRVSVVVIMEDGGRREQGSAGGGGRFDYGHFDDERLKGYAQAAVHQARVNLGADPAPAGNMTVVLGSGWPGILLHEAIGHGLEGDFNRKGSSAFSGRMGQQVAARGVTVVDDGTLTDRRGSLTIDDEGNPTRCTPLIEDGILTGYMQDMLNARLMGMQPTGNGRRESFAHLPLPRMTNTYMLAGEHDPEEIIASVDKGLYAVNFGGGQVDITSGKFVFSTAEAYLIENGKVTRPVKGATLIGNGPDALTRVRMIGNDMALDPGVGTCGKDGQSVPVGVGQPTLRIDGLTVGGTG; from the coding sequence TTGAAAGCCTTCCAGTTTGCCGACCAGCACCTGCTGGCCCCCAACGACCTGTCGCCGGCGACGCTCGACCAGGTGTTCGCGCGCCTCAACGCCCACCGGGTCGACTACGCCGACCTGTATTTCCAGTACCACCGCACCGAGGCGTGGAGCCTGGAGGAGGGCATCGTCAAGTCGGGCAGCTTCAACATCGACCAGGGGGTCGGGGTGCGCGCGATCAGTGGCGAGAAGACCGCCTTCGCCTATTCCGACGAGATCAGCCTGCCCGCCCTCATGGCCGCCGCCGATGCCACCCGCGCGATCGCCGAGGCGGGGGGCGACGGACGCACCGCGGTGGCCCATGCCGCCCGCCCGGTGGCGCGCTATGCCGCGGTCGATCCGTTCGCATCGCTGGGCGATACCGAAAAGGTGCGCCTGCTCGAGCGCCTGGAGGGTTTCGCGCGTGCCGAGGATGCGCGCGTCACCCAGGTCATGGCGCATCTGGTGGGCTCCTGGGAGACCATCCTGGTCGCCCGTGACGACGGCCACATGGCCGCCGACGTGCGCCCGCTGGTGCGCGTCTCGGTGGTGGTGATCATGGAAGACGGGGGCCGGCGCGAGCAGGGCAGCGCGGGCGGCGGCGGCCGTTTCGACTACGGGCATTTCGACGACGAGCGGCTCAAGGGCTATGCCCAGGCGGCGGTGCATCAGGCGCGGGTGAACCTGGGCGCCGACCCGGCCCCCGCCGGCAACATGACGGTGGTGCTCGGCTCCGGCTGGCCCGGCATCCTCCTGCACGAGGCGATCGGCCACGGCCTCGAGGGCGACTTCAACCGCAAGGGCAGCTCCGCGTTCTCCGGGCGGATGGGCCAGCAGGTGGCGGCGCGTGGGGTCACGGTAGTCGACGACGGCACGCTCACCGACCGGCGCGGTTCGCTGACCATCGACGACGAGGGCAACCCGACCCGGTGCACCCCCCTGATCGAGGACGGCATCCTCACCGGCTACATGCAGGACATGCTCAACGCCCGCCTGATGGGCATGCAGCCGACCGGCAACGGGCGGCGCGAGTCCTTCGCCCATCTGCCGCTGCCGCGCATGACCAACACCTACATGCTCGCGGGCGAGCATGATCCGGAGGAGATCATCGCCTCGGTCGACAAGGGGCTGTACGCGGTCAACTTCGGCGGCGGCCAGGTGGACATCACCTCGGGCAAGTTCGTGTTCTCCACCGCCGAGGCCTATCTCATCGAGAATGGCAAGGTCACCCGCCCCGTCAAGGGCGCGACCCTCATCGGCAACGGCCCGGACGCCCTGACCCGGGTGCGCATGATCGGCAACGACATGGCGCTCGACCCGGGCGTGGGCACCTGCGGCAAGGACGGTCAGAGCGTGCCGGTCGGCGTCGGCCAGCCGACCCTGCGCATCGACGGCCTGACCGTGGGCGGCACTGGCTGA